A single genomic interval of Helianthus annuus cultivar XRQ/B chromosome 13, HanXRQr2.0-SUNRISE, whole genome shotgun sequence harbors:
- the LOC110899678 gene encoding homeobox-leucine zipper protein HAT4, giving the protein MMAEKEDLGLSLSLNFPAAADRNPSSLHLNLTPTLLPSSFNLPVRTPNWPDSCPSSSDRHNADAFKVETRSFLKGIDVNRIPATTAEAEEEVGVSSPKSTISSISGKRSERDLPNENDVGERSSSRGGSDDEDGDNSRKKLRLSKDQSAVLEESFKEHNTLNPKQKLALAKRLGLRPRQVEVWFQNRRARTKLKQTEVDCEFLKRCCENLTEENRRLQKELQELRALKLSPQFYMQMAPPTTLTMCPSCERVAPPPSEKPINHKHNMPRLTSANQIHHRALPFHPWPTPANQVAQRQMGGLHPRS; this is encoded by the exons atgatggctgagaaagaAGATTTAGGCTTGAGCCTCAGCTTGAACTTTCCGGCAGCCGCCGACCGAAATCCGTCCTCTCTACACCTGAATCTGACCCCAACGTTGCTTCCGTCTTCGTTTAATCTTCCCGTTAGAACGCCTAACTGGCCCGATTCGTGTCCATCTTCATCAG ATCGGCACAACGCTGACGCGTTTAAAGTCGAAACGAGGTCGTTTCTAAAGGGGATTGACGTGAACCGGATTCCGGCGACGACAGCGGAGGCGGAGGAGGAGGTCGGTGTCTCCTCCCCGAAGAGCACCATATCGAGCATCAGTGGGAAGAGGAGCGAGAGAGATCTCCCGAACGAAAACGACGTCGGCGAGAGATCGTCGTCTCGAGGCGGCAGTGACGACGAAGACGGCGATAACAGCCGAAAGAAACTCCGGCTTTCAAAGGATCAGTCGGCGGTTCTAGAAGAAAGTTTTAAGGAACATAACACTCTTAACCCT aaaCAAAAGCTGGCTTTGGCTAAGAGGCTTGGATTGAGACCAAGGCAGGTGGAAGTTTGGTTTCAAAACCGAAGGGCAAG GACAAAGCTAAAACAAACAGAGGTGGATTGTGAGTTTTTGAAGAGATGTTGTGAAAATCTAACAGAAGAAAACAGAAGGTTACAAAAGGAATTACAAGAACTACGAGCTTTGAAACTCTCCCCGCAATTCTATATGCAAATGGCGCCTCCTACGACCCTCACTATGTGCCCTTCGTGTGAGCGTGTGGCGCCACCACCATCGGAAAAGCCGATCAACCACAAACACAACATGCCTCGCCTCACATCCGCGAACCAAATCCACCACCGAGCATTACCGTTTCACCCATGGCCAACACCTGCTAACCAGGTCGCTCAAAGACAGATGGGTGGACTTCACCCACGATCATAA